A window of Pyrobaculum aerophilum str. IM2 contains these coding sequences:
- the folE gene encoding GTP cyclohydrolase I gives MITDRKAKAKPERGVEELLEYLGEDLTKPGVLNTPKRFVKAMEELTRGLREPPPEVVFFPLEYDVELGPVVIENIGAVSLCEHHLLPILLRISVAYVPGDGVPGLSKVIRLVKWAAARPIMQERFTEWLADLLMEKLRAKGVQVKVCGVHMCSFIRGVKDEHHNMITEARRGEIDVKLSCKRPLGCR, from the coding sequence GTGATTACCGATAGGAAGGCAAAGGCCAAGCCTGAGAGGGGGGTTGAGGAGTTGCTGGAGTACCTGGGGGAGGATCTTACCAAGCCCGGAGTCCTTAACACTCCCAAGCGGTTTGTGAAGGCTATGGAGGAGCTGACGCGGGGGCTTAGGGAGCCGCCTCCTGAGGTGGTTTTCTTCCCACTTGAATACGACGTCGAATTGGGCCCCGTGGTTATTGAGAATATAGGGGCGGTCTCTCTCTGTGAACACCACTTGCTCCCTATTTTATTGAGAATATCTGTTGCCTACGTCCCTGGGGACGGCGTCCCCGGCTTGAGCAAAGTGATTAGGCTGGTCAAGTGGGCGGCTGCACGGCCGATTATGCAAGAACGTTTTACAGAGTGGCTCGCCGATTTGTTAATGGAGAAGCTGAGGGCTAAGGGAGTTCAAGTAAAGGTATGCGGCGTTCACATGTGTTCTTTCATTAGAGGCGTGAAAGACGAGCATCACAATATGATAACTGAGGCCAGGCGGGGGGAGATTGACGTGAAGCTGAGCTGTAAGAGGCCTTTGGGCTGTAGATGA
- a CDS encoding SDR family NAD(P)-dependent oxidoreductase, translating to MRIVVTGASGGIGRALIRVAKRRGDFTIGISRSPSEADVHYQCDVLDLRCLERAAGEVGPVDGLALVHGHGDQRLWVKPLSELSGDDFIDVFKVDVIGSFNVVKAFLPSLTPGASVVLVSSTPGLIGDVYGIPYSVAKGAVAALARSLAKVLAPVRVNAVAFGPIATRWTGWISEEEVRGFGERTVLKRLGTPEEAAEAIYWLLSPASSYVTGHVLVVDGGESL from the coding sequence ATGAGAATTGTCGTAACTGGCGCCAGCGGGGGTATTGGCAGGGCGTTAATCAGAGTCGCAAAAAGGAGGGGGGACTTCACAATCGGGATCTCCCGGAGTCCCTCTGAGGCTGATGTGCACTATCAATGCGACGTGTTGGACTTACGCTGTCTGGAAAGGGCTGCTGGCGAAGTGGGGCCTGTAGATGGCTTGGCGCTGGTCCACGGGCATGGGGATCAGAGGCTTTGGGTTAAGCCGCTGTCTGAGCTGAGCGGCGACGATTTTATAGACGTATTCAAGGTGGACGTTATAGGGTCTTTTAACGTCGTGAAGGCCTTTCTCCCCAGCCTAACTCCGGGGGCCTCTGTGGTTTTGGTCTCCTCCACCCCTGGGCTAATCGGCGACGTCTACGGCATTCCATACTCAGTGGCAAAGGGGGCAGTAGCGGCACTGGCCAGATCTCTGGCTAAGGTCTTGGCGCCTGTGAGGGTAAACGCCGTGGCCTTCGGCCCAATTGCCACTAGGTGGACTGGGTGGATAAGCGAGGAGGAAGTGAGGGGGTTTGGCGAGAGGACTGTTTTAAAGAGGCTTGGGACTCCGGAGGAGGCCGCCGAGGCGATCTACTGGCTACTCTCCCCGGCCTCTAGCTATGTGACTGGCCACGTGTTAGTTGTCGACGGCGGGGAATCCCTCTGA
- a CDS encoding Lrp/AsnC family transcriptional regulator: MTEEVKLTDRQYQLLNHLLQRAQPMRVYTVYGDQDEIARELGMTRQALAIHLKRLKELGLVRTGREFVDITEKAVKLLKGQSSDVIILVKIEPKYRDKVYDAAKKLPIEKALRLAGDYDLAIITQETVLDKVLDSINNMEGVKETKTFISIGALKE, encoded by the coding sequence ATGACAGAGGAAGTAAAACTAACAGATAGGCAGTACCAGTTACTTAACCACTTGCTTCAGAGGGCACAGCCAATGAGGGTATACACTGTGTATGGAGACCAAGACGAAATCGCAAGGGAACTCGGCATGACGAGACAAGCACTGGCCATACACCTCAAGCGATTAAAAGAGTTGGGCCTTGTTAGAACTGGGAGGGAATTTGTAGACATAACAGAGAAGGCAGTGAAGCTATTGAAGGGCCAGTCCAGCGATGTAATTATATTAGTAAAGATTGAGCCTAAGTACCGCGACAAGGTGTACGATGCCGCTAAGAAGTTGCCAATTGAAAAGGCCTTGAGACTCGCCGGGGACTACGATTTGGCTATTATTACGCAGGAGACAGTTTTAGACAAGGTGCTTGACTCTATTAATAACATGGAGGGCGTTAAGGAGACGAAGACCTTTATCTCAATAGGCGCCTTAAAAGAATAA
- a CDS encoding M1 family metallopeptidase, whose amino-acid sequence MRYLVGRDFAFPEYLPRFPPEYHFEVSHMQLDITIDVEGGWVEGVVRYRAKAKKDRAAVVLDAMEMEILEASHEYFYDGSKVEIKPEWKRGDPVEIYVKYRTRPRAGMYFIKTGKGYYVWTQGESEYNRYWVPLPDSPNIKFPWTVAITVPKPYIAGSNGVLIEVKDRGERQTFVWDLKHPMSPYLLAIAVGDFEIHREKCGDVVLEFYIPRYVDDRWRFSFYNTCRIMQFFSEYLGVPFPYERYAQVVVPEFIYGGMENTTFTILTDWTIHDKHAHCPYTGFPCPEREDFSSDPLVAHEMAHMWFGDLVTAKDWAHIAINESFATFIEALWTEAHKGREEYLYEIYTNFKTYLGEFSRRYSRPIVTNLYKIPDEVFDRHAYEKGSVVLHTLRSILGDDVFRKALKLFLERHRYKAVDFEDLRKAFEETAGRDLEWFWRQFWYSAGHPVLKVSWSYSEGAIKLQIKQAQGEDSYPVYTLPLEIKIVYEDGRREVKEVFLNMKEVTLYIEGGKPKYICVDPSFKIIKALDLQYPLESAVAMIDDDDMYCKIQAIEVLKKNGSPRAVNALAKAVGDKFWGVAAEAARALGEIGTEEAMAKLTEAFKKSLHPRVRRVIVEALGNTKRKEAGEFLDKILHDAGESYYVRAEAARALGKVKWEFAEFSLKKALEYPSHLDVIKRGALEGLAELGTEEALKIVLRHAEPGMPTPVRVSAVQSLAKFGPRKEVIDALKRYMRDDNFRMRYAAVTAALELLEPRLLQDLQERAEQDIDGRIRRVAREIVEKIKKSMERGAEYQKLREEVEKLREEYRKLLDRIARLEK is encoded by the coding sequence ATGAGATATCTTGTCGGCAGAGACTTCGCATTTCCCGAGTACCTGCCCCGCTTTCCTCCTGAATACCACTTTGAAGTTAGCCATATGCAACTTGACATCACAATTGACGTAGAGGGGGGATGGGTGGAGGGCGTAGTTAGATATAGAGCTAAGGCGAAGAAGGACAGAGCCGCGGTGGTTTTAGACGCAATGGAGATGGAGATTTTAGAGGCCAGTCACGAGTACTTCTACGACGGCTCAAAGGTGGAGATAAAACCTGAGTGGAAGAGGGGAGATCCCGTGGAAATTTACGTGAAATATAGGACGAGGCCCAGGGCGGGCATGTATTTTATAAAAACTGGGAAGGGGTATTACGTCTGGACTCAGGGCGAAAGCGAGTATAATAGGTATTGGGTTCCGTTGCCAGATTCGCCTAATATAAAATTCCCGTGGACTGTGGCGATAACTGTCCCGAAGCCGTATATTGCCGGTAGCAACGGGGTGTTAATTGAGGTTAAAGATAGAGGCGAGAGGCAGACTTTTGTCTGGGACTTAAAACACCCCATGTCCCCATACCTTCTCGCCATAGCTGTAGGGGATTTTGAGATTCACAGGGAGAAGTGCGGCGACGTTGTCCTTGAGTTCTACATCCCGAGGTATGTTGACGATAGATGGCGGTTTTCGTTTTACAACACATGTAGAATTATGCAGTTCTTCTCTGAGTACCTCGGAGTTCCCTTCCCCTACGAGCGGTATGCGCAAGTTGTCGTGCCCGAATTTATCTACGGCGGAATGGAAAACACCACGTTTACAATACTGACAGACTGGACTATTCACGACAAACATGCCCACTGTCCCTACACCGGCTTTCCGTGTCCCGAGCGAGAGGACTTCTCCTCAGATCCCCTGGTGGCACACGAAATGGCCCATATGTGGTTCGGCGACTTAGTCACGGCTAAGGACTGGGCCCACATTGCGATAAACGAGTCCTTCGCCACTTTTATTGAAGCGCTCTGGACTGAGGCGCATAAGGGGAGGGAGGAATATCTCTATGAGATTTATACAAACTTCAAGACTTATCTGGGGGAGTTTTCAAGGCGTTATTCAAGGCCTATTGTGACTAATCTATATAAGATTCCTGACGAGGTTTTTGATAGACACGCATATGAGAAGGGATCTGTGGTTCTGCACACGTTGAGGAGTATTCTCGGCGATGATGTGTTCCGCAAGGCGCTTAAATTATTCCTAGAGCGCCATAGGTATAAGGCTGTGGATTTCGAAGATTTGCGCAAAGCTTTTGAAGAGACGGCGGGAAGAGACTTGGAGTGGTTCTGGCGGCAGTTCTGGTATTCGGCCGGGCATCCAGTTTTAAAAGTGTCGTGGAGCTACTCAGAGGGCGCCATTAAGTTGCAAATTAAACAAGCCCAGGGGGAGGATAGCTATCCAGTATATACATTGCCTCTCGAAATAAAAATAGTCTATGAAGACGGGAGGAGAGAGGTGAAAGAGGTGTTTTTAAACATGAAAGAGGTGACGCTTTATATTGAGGGGGGCAAGCCGAAGTATATATGTGTGGACCCCTCGTTTAAAATAATTAAAGCGCTGGATTTGCAATACCCGCTTGAGTCTGCTGTGGCCATGATTGACGACGACGATATGTATTGCAAAATACAAGCTATTGAAGTCTTAAAGAAAAACGGAAGTCCTAGGGCTGTCAATGCATTGGCCAAGGCCGTCGGTGATAAGTTCTGGGGCGTTGCGGCGGAGGCGGCCAGGGCACTTGGGGAAATTGGGACTGAGGAAGCAATGGCTAAACTCACTGAGGCGTTTAAGAAATCGCTCCATCCCCGAGTGCGGCGGGTGATAGTCGAGGCGCTGGGAAACACAAAGCGAAAAGAAGCCGGCGAGTTTTTAGATAAAATCCTCCACGACGCAGGGGAGAGTTATTACGTAAGGGCTGAGGCGGCCAGGGCGCTTGGAAAAGTCAAGTGGGAATTCGCCGAGTTTAGCCTTAAGAAGGCTCTTGAATACCCCAGCCACCTAGACGTTATCAAGAGGGGGGCGCTTGAAGGGCTTGCTGAGTTGGGCACTGAGGAGGCGTTGAAAATAGTACTGCGCCATGCGGAACCCGGCATGCCCACTCCTGTGAGAGTCTCTGCAGTGCAGTCGCTGGCAAAATTCGGCCCAAGGAAAGAGGTTATCGACGCCCTTAAAAGATACATGAGAGACGACAACTTCAGAATGAGATACGCCGCCGTCACGGCCGCGCTTGAGTTACTAGAGCCGCGGCTGTTGCAAGATCTCCAGGAGAGGGCGGAGCAAGACATAGATGGGCGCATAAGGCGCGTTGCGAGGGAGATAGTTGAAAAGATCAAGAAGTCCATGGAGAGGGGGGCGGAGTATCAAAAACTCAGAGAGGAGGTAGAAAAATTACGGGAAGAGTACCGCAAATTACTAGACCGCATAGCGAGACTTGAAAAGTAA
- the upp gene encoding uracil phosphoribosyltransferase produces MPVRIIDHVYAQYLLTKLRDKNTGSIEFRKGLVRLGRIIGYELAKTFPVKYVEIETPLGKAVGVDIIGLDKVVIVQVLRAAMPLVEGLVKAFPQARLGVVAAKRREEGGVVDVDIFYSKVPKIAEDDVVIVADPMLATGITMSRVIEEVYRAGNPGRLIVVSVIATPMGIERVLSRWPSAEIYAVAVDPTLNDKAFIVPGLGDAGDRAFAT; encoded by the coding sequence ATGCCGGTTAGAATAATAGACCACGTCTATGCGCAATATCTCCTGACTAAGCTTAGGGATAAGAACACGGGGAGTATTGAGTTCCGCAAGGGCCTCGTGAGGCTTGGGAGGATAATAGGCTATGAGCTGGCCAAGACCTTTCCAGTCAAGTACGTAGAGATAGAGACTCCTCTCGGCAAGGCTGTTGGAGTTGACATAATTGGCCTCGATAAAGTAGTTATCGTGCAAGTGCTCCGCGCCGCCATGCCTTTAGTTGAAGGCCTTGTTAAGGCCTTTCCGCAAGCTCGTCTAGGCGTGGTTGCCGCCAAGAGGAGGGAGGAGGGAGGCGTTGTTGACGTTGATATATTCTACTCTAAGGTGCCTAAAATCGCCGAGGATGATGTAGTCATTGTGGCCGATCCCATGCTGGCCACTGGCATAACAATGAGTAGGGTGATTGAAGAGGTGTATAGGGCGGGCAACCCTGGGAGGCTTATTGTGGTATCAGTCATAGCCACGCCTATGGGTATTGAGCGCGTTTTATCGCGTTGGCCAAGCGCTGAGATTTATGCCGTAGCCGTAGACCCGACGCTTAACGACAAGGCGTTTATTGTCCCAGGTCTAGGCGATGCCGGCGACAGGGCTTTTGCCACTTAG
- a CDS encoding prepilin peptidase has translation MLQEAAVIALGVVLAAASWQDVRTREIDAWIFAVGALPAAALIYMNFPYPFYLFSLAVSLVLASVMRFLGSGYADSIAMALIGSAPPVPPFPTAFIVILAGSVLLPVHMVHIYLANRGKPCEMTSLEKLTHICISKEEFHKNPTKYIVGEVRDVEKYDPRRLEVREQWIKAKYGLPYLLYLTVGYWIYVILYLSGKSPVAGIA, from the coding sequence ATGCTTCAGGAAGCGGCGGTTATTGCGCTTGGTGTTGTCTTGGCGGCGGCTTCATGGCAAGACGTTAGGACTAGAGAAATCGACGCTTGGATATTCGCTGTAGGCGCGTTGCCAGCCGCCGCCCTTATATATATGAACTTCCCCTACCCCTTTTACTTATTTTCACTCGCCGTAAGCTTAGTATTGGCAAGTGTAATGAGATTCTTGGGCTCGGGCTATGCAGACTCTATAGCAATGGCGCTGATAGGAAGCGCGCCGCCAGTGCCGCCATTTCCAACGGCGTTTATCGTCATACTAGCCGGATCTGTCCTGTTGCCAGTTCACATGGTGCATATTTACCTCGCTAATCGCGGAAAGCCTTGTGAAATGACCAGCCTGGAAAAGTTGACACATATTTGTATTTCAAAAGAGGAGTTTCACAAGAACCCCACGAAATATATAGTGGGGGAGGTGAGAGACGTGGAAAAATACGATCCGAGGAGGCTGGAGGTAAGAGAGCAGTGGATAAAGGCTAAGTACGGCCTCCCCTATCTCTTATACTTAACCGTGGGCTACTGGATATATGTCATTTTATATCTAAGTGGCAAAAGCCCTGTCGCCGGCATCGCCTAG
- a CDS encoding PaRep2b protein gives MQRQGAPPTFWRSKAGEGGGVDPNDVVAKDAERRIKAVMRYVRVEWDGDRPRVVVEYEADGVAKSFTWSIRSRGRIQAHVRLNSERPLVLTTLTGDKLTREKKNMKVLATKHISLA, from the coding sequence TTGCAAAGGCAAGGGGCACCTCCCACGTTCTGGAGGAGTAAAGCCGGCGAGGGAGGCGGAGTAGATCCTAATGATGTTGTAGCAAAAGACGCCGAGAGGAGGATAAAGGCAGTTATGAGGTACGTAAGGGTGGAATGGGATGGCGATAGGCCAAGGGTTGTGGTGGAGTACGAGGCTGACGGCGTAGCAAAGTCCTTCACTTGGAGCATAAGGTCAAGAGGGAGAATTCAAGCTCACGTGCGGCTGAACAGCGAGAGGCCCCTAGTGCTGACAACTCTAACAGGTGACAAGTTGACAAGAGAAAAGAAAAACATGAAAGTGCTTGCCACTAAACACATCTCCCTAGCCTGA
- a CDS encoding PaRep2b protein, whose translation MELSRQGAEWADKALRRLEEIAKARGTSHVLEE comes from the coding sequence GTGGAGCTCAGTAGACAAGGTGCGGAATGGGCCGATAAAGCGCTGAGGCGCCTTGAGGAAATTGCAAAGGCAAGGGGCACCTCCCACGTTCTGGAGGAGTAA
- a CDS encoding PaRep2b protein — MHKPTSPVAFDAAVMALKDAGFEEGVHFIAKRPEGGKPGHSNCQPAPGALWSSVDKVRNGPIKR, encoded by the coding sequence ATGCACAAACCAACCTCTCCCGTAGCCTTTGACGCCGCCGTCATGGCGCTTAAAGACGCGGGCTTTGAGGAGGGGGTGCACTTTATAGCGAAGAGACCGGAGGGCGGCAAGCCGGGGCACTCAAACTGCCAGCCAGCCCCTGGCGCCTTGTGGAGCTCAGTAGACAAGGTGCGGAATGGGCCGATAAAGCGCTGA
- a CDS encoding PaRep2b protein: MTAIRSKEWPEAIKALVEELHKRGLINEKQRDRLLKEINAGPNVVEIVGLELSVSQKNPGKSKTLLLCTNQPLP; encoded by the coding sequence ATAACCGCAATACGCAGTAAGGAGTGGCCGGAAGCGATCAAAGCCCTCGTTGAGGAGTTGCACAAGAGAGGTTTGATCAACGAAAAACAGAGGGATAGGTTGCTGAAAGAAATCAACGCTGGGCCCAACGTAGTTGAGATAGTCGGCTTGGAGCTAAGCGTTTCGCAGAAAAACCCAGGCAAATCCAAGACGCTGTTATTATGCACAAACCAACCTCTCCCGTAG
- a CDS encoding bifunctional phosphoglucose/phosphomannose isomerase, with amino-acid sequence MSQLLQDYLNWENYILRRVDFPTSYVVEGEVVRIEAMPRLYISGMGGSGVVADLIRDFSLTWNWEVEVIAVKDYFLKARDGLLIAVSYSGNTIETLYTVEYAKRRRIPAVAITTGGRLAQMGVPTVIVPKASAPRAALPQLLTAALHVVAKVYGIDVKIPEGLEPPNEALIHKLVEEFQKRPTIIAAESMRGVAYRVKNEFNENAKIEPSVEILPEAHHNWIEGSERAVVALTSPHIPKEHQERVKATVEIVGGSIYAVEMHPKGVLSFLRDVGIASVKLAEIRGVNPLATPRIDALKRRLQ; translated from the coding sequence ATGAGCCAATTATTACAAGATTACCTCAATTGGGAAAACTACATCTTACGCAGAGTGGATTTTCCGACTAGCTACGTAGTGGAGGGCGAGGTGGTGAGAATTGAGGCGATGCCGCGATTATATATAAGCGGCATGGGCGGATCTGGCGTCGTGGCGGATTTAATACGCGACTTCTCACTCACGTGGAATTGGGAGGTTGAAGTTATTGCAGTGAAAGACTATTTCCTAAAAGCCCGCGACGGCTTGTTAATAGCTGTGTCCTATTCTGGCAACACTATTGAGACTCTCTATACTGTGGAATACGCAAAAAGGCGGAGAATCCCCGCGGTGGCTATCACAACGGGGGGGAGACTGGCCCAAATGGGAGTGCCCACTGTAATAGTTCCAAAGGCCAGCGCGCCGCGCGCGGCACTTCCGCAGTTATTAACAGCTGCTCTCCACGTCGTGGCTAAAGTGTACGGAATAGACGTTAAAATTCCAGAGGGATTAGAGCCGCCAAATGAGGCCTTAATACACAAGCTAGTAGAGGAATTTCAAAAAAGGCCGACGATAATAGCGGCTGAGAGCATGAGGGGCGTTGCCTACAGGGTTAAAAACGAGTTTAACGAAAACGCGAAAATAGAGCCCTCTGTGGAAATTCTGCCGGAGGCCCATCACAACTGGATAGAGGGCTCCGAAAGGGCTGTGGTGGCGCTGACAAGTCCCCACATACCGAAAGAGCATCAAGAGAGGGTAAAGGCCACTGTGGAAATAGTAGGCGGGTCTATATACGCAGTAGAGATGCACCCCAAGGGCGTTTTATCCTTTTTACGAGATGTGGGCATCGCCTCTGTAAAACTGGCAGAGATTAGAGGCGTAAATCCCCTGGCCACCCCGAGAATAGATGCATTGAAGAGGCGCTTGCAGTGA
- a CDS encoding DEAD/DEAH box helicase, whose translation MGLNMKLLLNVPRFVVAVNGIEIVREWPWERILRVKEELKRLGFRWDGASWRGKTRDVAMIARLRQLLELNNEEYLSILSSVGKSHGGGSIVVIGALPAELEQHVLASEGNAHVISLTGYLRRFIAEDKSISKASTFEEFVELGINRLRELLRGVEIWGELEKALNEAREFILASEKMKTLFEKRRSWRKAVIGLNYAKLNFLASGLLKRIGEFKLKYNVVNKDGELIEHNIKLVHLVQESGGYKLVFPVFIRERVVKTLEELGYVIQYESAEYPRVSYKKGFSLLPFQVEAVENWTSHGMRGTVIIPTGGGKTFVGLEAMYRAGTSAIVLVVTKELAAQWAERIRKYLGVSPGVLGGGYKEVRDVTVAIYNSAVKHIDELRGRFGLVIFDEAHHVPAETFKEVALSLESPFRLALSATPEREDQNEHLIYEAVGPPVYRASYRSMIEAGLVVPVEHYRIYVRMTREEEALYASLPQNNAIVLRNAAAKASKKIPIAVRVVVQEVALGSKVLVFTQFIDQAEELYKRLRESGIAAELITSEEGNREAAFRRFSNGLSKVVVTTTVLDEGVDVPDAEVAVIVSGTGSRRQMIQRAGRVVRATAGKRAARVYEIITRNTIEEALSEARHFDDVVEEAICKRLSEADLDSYLGKLAPLSPWLKKN comes from the coding sequence ATGGGCTTAAATATGAAGCTACTATTAAATGTGCCACGTTTCGTCGTTGCGGTTAACGGCATTGAGATCGTGAGAGAGTGGCCTTGGGAGCGCATACTGAGGGTAAAGGAGGAGCTGAAACGTTTAGGCTTTAGGTGGGACGGCGCCAGCTGGCGGGGAAAGACCCGGGATGTGGCGATGATTGCTAGGCTTAGACAACTCCTAGAGCTAAATAATGAGGAGTATTTGTCTATTCTTTCGTCAGTTGGCAAAAGCCACGGCGGGGGTTCTATCGTTGTAATTGGCGCGCTTCCGGCCGAGCTTGAACAACACGTATTGGCGTCAGAGGGGAATGCGCATGTCATCTCTCTCACGGGCTATCTCAGGAGATTTATCGCCGAGGATAAATCAATCTCTAAGGCCTCAACTTTTGAGGAATTTGTAGAGCTGGGGATTAATAGACTGAGGGAGCTCCTGAGGGGGGTTGAGATCTGGGGCGAGTTAGAGAAGGCGCTTAACGAGGCCCGCGAGTTTATATTAGCCTCTGAGAAAATGAAAACGCTTTTTGAAAAAAGACGCAGTTGGAGGAAGGCGGTCATTGGCCTTAACTACGCTAAGCTCAATTTTTTAGCTTCAGGTTTATTAAAAAGAATAGGCGAGTTTAAACTTAAATATAATGTTGTGAATAAAGATGGAGAATTAATAGAACATAATATTAAATTAGTTCATTTAGTACAAGAGTCCGGGGGCTATAAATTGGTCTTTCCAGTTTTCATAAGGGAAAGAGTTGTAAAAACGCTAGAGGAATTGGGATATGTAATACAGTATGAAAGCGCCGAGTATCCTCGGGTGTCTTACAAGAAGGGATTTTCGCTTCTGCCCTTTCAAGTTGAGGCTGTGGAGAACTGGACCTCACACGGCATGAGGGGCACTGTGATTATACCCACTGGGGGCGGGAAGACATTCGTCGGCCTTGAGGCGATGTATAGAGCTGGTACTTCAGCAATAGTGCTCGTAGTGACTAAGGAGCTGGCGGCTCAGTGGGCGGAGAGGATTAGGAAATACTTAGGCGTGAGCCCCGGCGTGTTGGGAGGCGGCTACAAGGAGGTGCGGGACGTCACAGTGGCAATTTATAATTCCGCCGTGAAGCACATAGATGAGCTCAGAGGCAGATTTGGTCTTGTGATTTTCGACGAGGCGCATCACGTACCGGCGGAGACGTTTAAAGAAGTGGCGTTGAGTTTAGAATCTCCGTTTCGACTGGCGCTCTCCGCAACTCCTGAGAGAGAGGACCAAAACGAGCACTTGATTTACGAAGCCGTTGGGCCCCCGGTGTACAGAGCTTCGTATAGATCAATGATCGAGGCCGGCCTCGTGGTGCCCGTAGAGCATTACAGAATATACGTACGCATGACTAGGGAGGAGGAGGCTCTGTATGCCTCTCTGCCTCAAAACAACGCGATAGTTTTAAGAAACGCCGCCGCTAAGGCCAGTAAAAAAATACCTATAGCCGTACGCGTAGTAGTGCAAGAGGTCGCTCTTGGCTCAAAAGTGTTAGTATTCACGCAGTTTATAGACCAGGCCGAGGAGCTGTATAAAAGACTAAGAGAATCTGGCATTGCCGCGGAACTAATCACCTCAGAAGAGGGGAATCGGGAGGCTGCTTTTAGGCGATTTAGCAACGGGCTGAGTAAAGTTGTCGTCACCACTACTGTACTGGACGAAGGTGTCGACGTGCCAGACGCAGAAGTTGCGGTAATTGTCAGCGGTACGGGGTCTAGGAGACAGATGATCCAGCGGGCGGGGAGGGTGGTAAGGGCCACTGCGGGGAAAAGGGCGGCTAGAGTATACGAAATAATTACGCGAAACACTATAGAAGAGGCGCTATCTGAGGCGAGGCATTTCGACGACGTCGTCGAAGAGGCGATCTGTAAGAGGCTAAGCGAGGCAGATCTAGACTCCTACCTGGGCAAGCTCGCCCCGTTGTCCCCCTGGTTGAAAAAGAATTAA
- a CDS encoding winged helix-turn-helix domain-containing protein, producing the protein MDIKERILTLLRERGELTTSELVELLNLPRHRVLRMLNKLYFEGLVEPYKKNRRYYWRLASGYAAIAPIHLSVEPVLYIEGIVEPIYRRVEDRIDSFIFTHVRNKEYWLCDCDVGYYILTDEPIIGCNCKLRHAFGDRKLAMLYLPKELRFRYWRSYRYGEGDVEFIILLPEERDSPELQKKFETYLETR; encoded by the coding sequence ATGGACATTAAGGAGAGGATACTGACGCTTTTACGAGAGAGGGGAGAGCTAACAACGTCAGAGCTAGTGGAGCTGTTGAACTTGCCGCGCCACAGAGTATTAAGAATGCTCAACAAGCTATATTTTGAAGGCCTTGTGGAGCCTTATAAGAAGAACAGGAGGTACTACTGGCGTCTGGCGTCAGGCTACGCGGCCATAGCCCCGATACACCTCTCCGTGGAGCCCGTGTTATATATAGAGGGCATTGTAGAGCCCATCTACAGAAGAGTAGAGGATAGGATAGACTCATTTATTTTCACCCATGTTAGGAATAAGGAGTACTGGCTGTGTGACTGCGACGTGGGCTACTATATACTTACAGACGAGCCTATAATTGGGTGTAATTGTAAATTGAGACACGCATTTGGCGATAGGAAACTGGCAATGTTGTATTTGCCCAAAGAGTTGAGATTTCGGTACTGGAGAAGTTATAGGTATGGAGAGGGCGATGTGGAGTTCATAATCTTACTGCCTGAGGAGCGGGACTCGCCGGAATTGCAAAAGAAATTTGAAACATACTTAGAGACGCGTTAA